The following proteins are co-located in the Rippkaea orientalis PCC 8801 genome:
- a CDS encoding NAD(P)H-quinone oxidoreductase subunit J, whose product MVDENTPDTPETEAIIQAGPVSSWLTENGFDHHLLEPDHLGVELIKVDREFLIPLATALYAYGFNYLQCQGAYDLGPGKELVSFYHLTKVSDNCDRPEEVRVKVFLPRDNPRVPSVYWIWKAADWQERESYDMYGIIYEGHPDLKRILMPEDWVGWPLRKDYVSPDFYELQDAY is encoded by the coding sequence GTGGTTGATGAAAATACCCCAGATACCCCAGAAACTGAAGCCATTATTCAAGCCGGCCCCGTGTCGAGTTGGTTAACAGAAAATGGCTTTGATCATCACCTGCTCGAACCCGATCACTTGGGGGTAGAATTAATTAAGGTTGATCGAGAATTTCTGATTCCCTTAGCCACTGCCCTCTATGCCTATGGGTTTAATTATCTGCAATGTCAGGGGGCTTATGATCTCGGTCCAGGGAAAGAATTGGTCAGTTTCTATCATTTAACTAAAGTAAGTGATAACTGCGATCGCCCCGAAGAAGTTCGTGTCAAGGTCTTTTTACCGAGGGATAATCCTCGTGTTCCCTCCGTTTATTGGATCTGGAAAGCGGCGGACTGGCAAGAACGGGAAAGTTATGATATGTATGGCATTATCTACGAAGGACATCCCGATCTCAAACGCATTTTGATGCCGGAAGATTGGGTCGGTTGGCCATTACGAAAAGATTATGTTTCCCCAGACTTTTACGAATTGCAAGACGCTTATTAA
- a CDS encoding alpha/beta hydrolase, whose protein sequence is MAEQFTKGGQEAWYHDRGHWAGYFHTYDRFRGENTEDEPHRLHIFVPRDYEISQEAYPVIYMNDGDTAFFPGGPENKTWNMGKLLTRLYVLNQIHKVILVGICPVNRDYEYTHAPVWGHQWGGLNQYANYVAKSVKGFVDRNYRTLSDPDHSMVLGSSHGGLAAFYTATRHPDQFHLVAALSPSFWVGLDSIDSLIDPSFNQLSLGLFGSLKNTDLLIEGSPALQDPDNKLKIYLDWGLIREGGEHNSFIEARATVRGREMRDLLINEFGYQENKDLFVVEDPIGQHSEESWSGRMESILPLFFGR, encoded by the coding sequence ATGGCTGAACAATTCACCAAAGGTGGACAAGAAGCTTGGTATCATGATCGCGGCCATTGGGCCGGCTATTTCCACACCTACGATCGCTTTCGAGGAGAAAACACAGAGGACGAACCCCATCGCCTTCATATATTCGTCCCAAGAGATTACGAAATTAGTCAAGAAGCTTATCCCGTCATTTATATGAACGATGGCGATACCGCCTTTTTTCCTGGGGGACCTGAGAATAAAACTTGGAATATGGGCAAACTCCTAACACGACTCTATGTTCTCAATCAAATTCATAAAGTGATTCTAGTGGGTATTTGTCCAGTTAACCGTGATTATGAGTATACTCACGCCCCCGTTTGGGGGCATCAATGGGGTGGACTAAACCAATATGCTAATTATGTCGCTAAGTCGGTTAAAGGCTTTGTTGATAGGAATTATCGTACCCTGAGTGACCCCGATCATTCGATGGTGTTAGGATCGTCCCACGGAGGGTTAGCGGCATTTTATACGGCAACTCGACACCCTGATCAATTTCATCTGGTGGCCGCCCTTTCTCCTTCGTTTTGGGTAGGATTAGATTCCATTGATTCCTTGATCGATCCCTCTTTTAATCAATTATCTTTAGGGTTATTTGGTTCTTTAAAAAATACTGATTTATTAATAGAAGGATCTCCCGCGCTACAAGATCCTGATAATAAGTTAAAAATTTATTTAGATTGGGGATTAATTCGGGAAGGGGGTGAACACAATTCTTTTATTGAAGCTAGGGCTACTGTCAGGGGTCGAGAAATGCGAGATTTATTAATCAACGAGTTTGGTTATCAAGAAAATAAGGATCTTTTTGTCGTTGAAGATCCTATTGGTCAGCATAGCGAAGAGTCTTGGTCAGGTCGAATGGAATCGATATTACCGCTTTTTTTTGGACGGTAA
- the ndhK gene encoding photosynthetic/respiratory NAD(P)H-quinone oxidoreductase subunit K translates to MSPNPTPDLTTIQRQQTEKILNPIARGQVTQDLSENIILTTVDDLHNWARLSSLWPLLYGTACCFIEFAALIGSRFDFDRFGLVPRSSPRQADLIITAGTITMKMAPALVRLYEEMPEPKYVIAMGACTITGGMFSSDSTTAVRGVDKLIPVDVYIPGCPPRPEAIFDAIIKLRKKVSNETIQERATVMEQTHRYYSTTHNMKAVDPILTGKYLQTATRQTPPKELTDAIGMPIPPALASQQQKEEINRG, encoded by the coding sequence ATGAGTCCTAATCCTACCCCTGATTTAACCACTATCCAACGTCAGCAAACGGAAAAAATCCTCAATCCCATTGCCAGAGGCCAAGTTACCCAAGATCTGTCGGAAAATATTATCCTAACAACTGTTGACGATCTGCACAACTGGGCACGGTTATCAAGCCTCTGGCCGCTTCTTTACGGGACGGCCTGCTGTTTTATCGAATTTGCTGCTTTAATCGGTTCTCGCTTCGATTTTGACCGCTTTGGACTGGTTCCCCGTTCGAGTCCCAGACAAGCGGATTTGATCATCACCGCCGGAACCATTACGATGAAAATGGCTCCTGCTTTAGTACGTTTGTACGAAGAAATGCCCGAACCTAAATACGTCATTGCCATGGGGGCGTGTACGATTACTGGAGGAATGTTCAGTAGCGACTCTACCACCGCCGTTAGAGGGGTCGATAAACTGATTCCCGTGGATGTTTATATTCCAGGGTGTCCCCCGCGTCCGGAAGCCATTTTTGACGCGATCATCAAACTGCGCAAAAAAGTCTCTAACGAGACGATTCAGGAACGGGCAACGGTGATGGAACAAACCCATCGCTATTACAGTACTACCCACAATATGAAAGCGGTTGATCCTATCTTGACCGGTAAGTATCTTCAAACCGCTACTCGCCAAACCCCGCCCAAAGAATTAACAGACGCGATCGGTATGCCTATCCCCCCCGCCTTAGCATCTCAACAACAGAAGGAGGAAATCAACCGTGGTTGA
- the ndhC gene encoding photosynthetic/respiratory NAD(P)H-quinone oxidoreductase subunit C — MFVLNGYEYLLGFLLACSLVPILALTASKLLRPSGGGPERVTTYESGMEPIGGAWIQFNIRYYMFALVFVVFDVETVFLYPWAVAFNRLGLLAFVEALIFIAILVIALVYAWRKGALEWS, encoded by the coding sequence GTGTTTGTCCTTAATGGTTACGAATATTTACTCGGATTTTTACTGGCGTGTAGCTTAGTTCCTATTCTCGCCCTCACAGCCTCCAAACTCCTACGCCCTAGTGGGGGAGGACCAGAACGAGTCACCACCTACGAGTCGGGAATGGAACCCATCGGGGGAGCGTGGATTCAATTCAACATCCGCTATTATATGTTTGCCCTCGTCTTTGTGGTTTTTGATGTAGAAACCGTCTTTTTATACCCTTGGGCAGTTGCCTTTAACCGTCTAGGACTGCTGGCCTTTGTTGAAGCCCTCATTTTTATTGCTATTCTCGTCATTGCCTTGGTCTATGCTTGGCGCAAAGGTGCCCTCGAATGGTCCTAA